A window of Solanum stenotomum isolate F172 chromosome 3, ASM1918654v1, whole genome shotgun sequence contains these coding sequences:
- the LOC125859778 gene encoding uncharacterized protein At1g28695-like: MMFTKLAMRKLHQNSFSTKLFSRSFLRPCKSIIPTTTMINNTKNKVIIDHSHHIIYIILLFGLLIISIVLTSPSNTPSFFPLQLSLFNPSKQINERVYYKDDLERALMGASTENKTVIITIVNKAYVEGDKAMLDLFLDGFWHGEGTRELVNHLLIVAMDQTSYERCKFLHLHCYKLETDGVDFGGEKLFMSQDFIKMMWRRTLFLSDVLKRGYNFIFTDTDVLWLRNPFPNLYSNQTIDLQISTDKFNGSQENPINTGFYMIKSNTKTIALLDAWYAGKDKAIGWKEQDVLIKLMKDGMFKHLELSVKFLDTLYFSGFCNDSKDVNVVATVHVNCCRSISAKLADLIVVLHDWRRFKNANQTSTLYGWTQHVNCWDSWKN, encoded by the exons ATGATGTTCACTAAGTTGGCAATGAGAAAACTCCATCAAAATTCCTTCTCCACAAAACTTTTTTCAAGATCATTTCTTAGGCCTTGCAAATCTATCATCCCCACTACAACCATGATCAATAACACCAAAAATAAAGTCATAATTGATCATAGTCACCATATTATATACATCATTTTGTTATTTGGTCTACTTATTATTTCCATTGTCTTGACTTCTCCAAGTAACACCCCCTCCTTCTTTCCTTTGCAACTCTCACTCTTTAACCCCTCAAAACAG ATAAATGAAAGAGTGTATTATAAAGATGATCTTGAACGAGCATTGATGGGAGCGTCAACTGAGAACAAGACGGTAATAATAACTATTGTAAATAAAGCATATGTAGAAGGAGATAAGGCAATGCTAGATTTATTCTTGGATGGTTTTTGGCATGGAGAAGGCACTAGGGAATTAGTGAATCATCTTTTGATTGTTGCCATGGATCAAACCTCTTATGAACGTTGTAAATTCTTACATCTTCATTGTTACAAGCTCGAAACGGACGGTGTGGATTTTGGTGGAGAAAAATTGTTCATGTCTCAAGATTTTATCAAGATGATGTGGAGAAGAACTTTGTTCTTGAGTGATGTTCTTAAACGAGGTTACAACTTCATCTTTACG GATACCGATGTGTTATGGCTTAGGAATCCATTTCCAAACTTGTACTCAAACCAAACCATAGACCTTCAAATAAGTACAGACAAGTTCAATGGAAGTCAAGAAAATCCAATAAACACAGGGTTCTACATGAtcaaatcaaacactaaaaccATAGCATTATTAGATGCTTGGTATGCTGGAAAAGACAAGGCCATTGGATGGAAAGAACAAGATGTTTTGATCAAGTTAATGAAAGATGGAATGTTCAAACACTTGGAGCTTAGTGTTAAATTCTTGGACACCCTTTATTTCAGCGGTTTCTGTAACGATAGTAAAGATGTTAACGTTGTTGCTACCGTTCATGTCAATTGTTGTCGAAGTATAAGCGCTAAGTTGGCTGATCTAATAGTTGTCCTTCATGATTGGAGAAGATTTAAGAACGCCAATCAGACATCGACATTATATGGATGGACTCAACATGTGAATTGTTGGGATTCTTGGAAAAACTAA
- the LOC125859775 gene encoding uncharacterized protein At1g28695-like, which translates to MNFKNPINEYYHYIVYTLLTIVLLYILLLTSSSKSNNFALYPSQPTKTFNMKMYGDELEEALVGASTEDKMVIIAIVNKAYVEGDKPMLDIFLDGFWLGEGTDDLIKNLLIVAMDQISYRRCKFLHLNCYKLETDGVDFVGEKLYMSKDFIKMMWRRTRFLGDVLKRGYSFVFTDTDVLWLRNPFTNLSHNKSIDLQISSDNFNGNEWSKANPINTGFYMIRSNNKTIALFDNWYAKKDNSSGLKDQDVLQKLIRERQFRNLGLKLRFLDTVYFSGFCQNSKDVKAVVTVHANCCRRISAKMADLTAVIHDWKRFRSATLNETLKFQWTSHDHCRDSWRN; encoded by the exons ATGAATTTCAAGAATCCCATCAACGAATACTATCACTATATTGTGTACACACTTCTTACCATAGTGTTATTATATATTCTCTTGTTAACTTCTTCCTCTAAGAGCAACAATTTTGCTTTATATCCAAGTCAACCTACAAAAACG TTTAACATGAAAATGTATGGAGATGAACTTGAAGAAGCATTAGTGGGAGCTTCAACGGAAGACAAGATGGTAATTATCGCGATTGTAAATAAGGCATATGTGGAGGGAGATAAGCCGATGTTGGATATTTTCTTGGATGGTTTTTGGCTCGGAGAAGGTACCGATGATTTAATAAAAAACCTTTTGATCGTTGCGATGGATCAAATATCATATCGAAGATGCAAATTCCTCCATCTTAATTGTTACAAGCTCGAAACGGACGGTGTGGATTTCGTTGGGGAGAAATTATACATGTCGAAAGACTTTATAAAGATGATGTGGAGAAGAACCAGGTTCTTAGGAGATGTTCTAAAGCGTGGTTATAGCTTCGTTTTCACG GACACTGATGTGTTATGGCTAAGAAATCCATTCACAAATTTGAGTCACAACAAATCCATCGATTTGCAAATCAGTTCAGATAATTTCAATGGCAATGAATGGTCCAAGGCGAATCCTATTAACACGGGTTTCTACATGATCAGATCAAACAATAAAACTATCGCGTTGTTTGATAATTGGTACGCGAAAAAAGACAATTCCAGTGGATTAAAAGATCAGGACGTTCTGCAGAAGCTAATACGTGAAAGACAATTTCGAAATTTAGGCCTTAAATTGAGGTTCTTGGACACTGTTTATTTTAGTGGATTTTGTCAAAATAGTAAGGATGTTAAGGCTGTTGTGACTGTTCATGCTAACTGTTGTAGAAGAATTAGTGCCAAAATGGCTGATTTGACTGCAGTTATTCATGATTGGAAGAGGTTTAGGAGCGCCACCCTAAATGAGACGTTGAAGTTCCAGTGGACGTCTCATGATCATTGTCGGGATTCCTGGCGAAATTAA